A region of the Candidatus Binatia bacterium genome:
CACCGCGTACGCCATTCTCGACGAACTGCTCACCGGCCCCACCGGACTCGTGTTTGGTTACGACGATCCAGTGGCGGTTGCCAAGGTGCTGGTCCGCTTCGCGGAGCAAAACGACAAGCTTTCGATTGCCGGCGGTGTCCTCGAAGGGCGTCTGCTGGCTGGCCCCGCCGTGGCCGACCTCGCCAAGCTCCCGAGCCGTGAGGTTCTGCTTGCCACGCTGTTGGCCTTGGTGCAGGCGCCGGCTGCCCGGTTACTGCGGACTGTACAGGAACCCGGTGCCCGTCTGGCACGGCTACTAGGCCAGGTGCGGGATCGCTTGGAGAAGCAAGACTGACCGTTTGTCTTTCTTAAGGAGGAGACTCTCATGTCGGAAATGAACGTGACCCGTGACCAGGTGAAGGACTTCATCAAGCACATGTCGCTGCTCGACGCGGCGGCCCTGGTGAAGGAACTCGAGGAGGAACTCGGCGTCAGTGCCGCAGCTCCGGTAATCGCGGCCGGGCCGGCGGCGGCGGCCGGGCCGGCTGCCGCCGCTGCGCCCGAAAAGGACGAGTTCACGGTGATGTTGACGGGCGCCGGTGACAAGAAGATCCAGGTGATCAAAGTGGTCCGCGAGCTCACCGGGCTCGGACTCAAGGAGGCCAAGGATCTTGTGGACGGGGCTCCCAAGCCGGTGAAGGAGGCGGTCCCGAAGGCGCAGGCCGAAGAGATGAAGAAGAAGATCGAGGAGGCGGGCGGCACGGTCGAGCTGAAGTAATCGCGGGGCGCGGAGCCTGAGGAGTCACCATGGGTGCGCGGGTAGCGAATAATCTGCGGTTGCGGCGGAGCTTCGGTCGGATCAAGAAGATCATCGAGATACCGAATCTCATAGAAATCCAGAAACGCTCCTACGAGGAGTTCCTTCAGCACGCGGTTGCTCCGGGAGACCGGACCGATACCGGGTTGCAGGGCGTGTTCAAGTCCGTTTTTCCCATCAAGGACTTCAACGACACGGCATCGCTGGAATTCGTCGGGTACGGACTGGGCGATCCGAAATACTTGGTGGAGGAATGCCACGAACGCGGCATGACCTTCGCCGCCCCGCTCAAGGTGACCGTGCAGCTCGTTCTGTGGGACAAGGATCCCGAAACGGGGGCCACGTCGATCAAGAACGTGAAGGAGCAGGAGGTCTATTTCGGCGAGATCCCGCTGATGACGGTCAACGGCACCTTCATGATAAACGGCACCGAGCGCGTGATCGTCAGCCAATTGCATAGGTCGCCCGGGGTGTTCTTCGATCACGATAAGGGCAAGACCCACGCCAGCGGAAAACTCCTCTATTCGGCGCGCATCATCCCCTATCGGGGTTCGTGGATCGACTTCGAGTTCGACCCGCGCGACATCCTCTATGTGCGGATCGACCGCAGGCGCAAGTTCCACGCTACGGTGCTGCTGCGCGCCCTCGGGATGTCGACCGAAGATCTCCTCAATTACTACTACAAGACCGATACCATCCTCATCGACCAGAAGCGCCTTGCCAAGGTCTTCAAACCCGAACACCTGTTGAATGCCAAGGCGACGCGCGACATCCGCGGCCCGAACAACGATCTGATCGTCAAAGAGGGACGCAAGGTCACGAAAGGCGCCCTCAAGCAGCTCGAAGCGGCTGGCGTCAAGGAAATTCCGATCACCCTCGAAGAGATCGTCGGTCGGGTGGCAGCTCACGATGTCGTGGACCCGGCCACCGGCGAGGTGCTCCTCGAGTGCAATCACGAAATGTCCGCCGACACTCTGGACCGTCTGCGCGAGCGCGGCATAGCCGGGGTCGAGGTGCTGCTGCTCGACGAACAACACAGCGGCAAGGCTCTGCGGGAAACCCTGACCAACGACGGTTGCAGCAGCCCGGAACAGGCGATCATGGAGATATACAAGCGCCTGCGTCCCGGGGATCCACCAACGGAGAAGACCGCGCGGGATCACTTCAACAACCTCTTTTTCAACGCCGAACGTTACGATCTGTCGCGCGTCGGCCGACTGAAGTTGAACCACAAACTTCGTATCCAGGTGCCGTTGGAGCAGGGGACGCTGCGGGCCCAGGACATCCTCGAGGTAGTCCGACA
Encoded here:
- the rplJ gene encoding 50S ribosomal protein L10, whose product is MNREGKAASVAELQARFERASVTLVASSTGLTVAKTQELRRALRQAGGELKIAKNTLARRALKDTAYAILDELLTGPTGLVFGYDDPVAVAKVLVRFAEQNDKLSIAGGVLEGRLLAGPAVADLAKLPSREVLLATLLALVQAPAARLLRTVQEPGARLARLLGQVRDRLEKQD
- the rplL gene encoding 50S ribosomal protein L7/L12, producing the protein MNVTRDQVKDFIKHMSLLDAAALVKELEEELGVSAAAPVIAAGPAAAAGPAAAAAPEKDEFTVMLTGAGDKKIQVIKVVRELTGLGLKEAKDLVDGAPKPVKEAVPKAQAEEMKKKIEEAGGTVELK